One window from the genome of Hypanus sabinus isolate sHypSab1 chromosome 16, sHypSab1.hap1, whole genome shotgun sequence encodes:
- the LOC132405774 gene encoding general transcription factor II-I repeat domain-containing protein 2-like — MVDMTAHLNTLNTALQGKGRTALHMLEDVLAFERKLTVLARDLQKGTLSHFPNLREFKQGHDMIISEYLHSAIIAMQTSFGKRFCEFREEKNTLSFPVTPLSIDPSLLNTTALVGVSQPDLEMELAVIADKDIWVSKFRRLTADLEDVARQKAVLAQKHKWSDIENLTDDSLRSSVKMKVTSYSPDVQTLCAEVQEQKSH; from the coding sequence atggtagacatgacagcgcacctgaacacgctgaacacagctcttcaggggaaaggacgtacagccctgcacatgttggaggatgttttggcattcgagcgcaagttgacagtgcttgccagagatttacagaaaggcactttgtctcacttccccaatttgagagagttcaaacaaggtcacgacatgataatttcggagtatttacattctgcaatcatcgcaatgcaaacatcgtttgggaaacgcttctgtgagttcagagaggaaaaaaacacattatccttcccggtcactcccttaagcatcgatccttccctactgaatacgactgcattggtaGGTGTGAGTCagcctgatcttgagatggaactggccgtcatagccgacaaagacatatgggtgtccaagtttagacgcttgacagcagaccttgaagatgttgcccgtcagaaggccgttcttgctcagaaacacaaatggagtgatattgaaaacctcacagatgacagcttgcgatcctctgtaaagatgaaggtgacatcatacagccctgatgtgcagacgctgtgcgctgaggtccaggagcagaaatcccattaa